A DNA window from Eremothecium cymbalariae DBVPG#7215 chromosome 3, complete sequence contains the following coding sequences:
- the VAC7 gene encoding Vac7p (similar to Ashbya gossypii ADL246W), with protein MVIDEESRIIVETETVDTQTQPLLPVQPPLVASISEQAMMHQELLHSRQSSSHQVLDGQLIGGLGEAVGTGAGGGQQSSDSLEGNGSGNVNVNVNGYGGVGNQDRKSLLLAEDRPLLKESMSQQHFGSTVVGQGSQQPPVIAHNPLSPHASMTALRNKKSSLLIDSLPAAGETLIEDEARENESGSHGGIGGGGGGGGSSIHVGLASSNINHGSSSVHTHPGITHTEGGSTTNNGSGAVGSDVVGGLNTEAFSTRTLDLQQHKPYHHMDKSVSGRLDEESRSGLNYGPVESLIDQDSVRQGKESSTKADFFAARLASAVGENEISDSEETFVYESTANSTKNSYEPISSNVIITQPSLTKPYGIPAKLSTPMLNKNKKLMERLKTSRHSSIAVIPPAASDTIASIQAINPAQQQPQQHLQQPQPQLQQLQPQQPQDPPPAQQQQLPQLQQQPQQQHQQQQVLQQQQLQTQQQLNLHHAQSLQQSSQQSQSQQQQSQPHYVHSQALSDDLKSIHSSKQRRAQQPHAGQSDILSVKSYVTNQQMHSPGKRLGVLSLGKVTPEARPSRNMSTHSGKLRPSYNSGNTSTYKLKNNHLYPFRTTASRIFDANGASLRRYSGVPDDINLEDYVEQENGELTPNKFTYRSSSEMESEDDEHALDEEEGLSYVEEDEDDVQSMFYYHGNAHTNSTNHQNNNSNGNKNSAGNELNNNTSHSNEKNQNNGSHQSLHRRYRTHYGAIDKYTQSSQKLNYSQTEPNMDVPGDDDLEALYYFRNNSNHNNNNRDGNANAEPGNKNGHGSKHLDFFFQPDELVPLKPKKRRSHTVYSGYYNPHNFYTKRSNWNKFKSFVYLTFIVTSLLALGFISGFLLATNKELHDFQITLIDNVLVSTDELVFDVSVSSFNPGFFTIGVQDVDLDIFAKTAHLDDPDNGAVSGDQGKSHGSSYETILLGTVYSLESPLRFPGGLFSRNHCESMSSIKLLHPGATDNEDEGTSPLPVDPTYPTSASTSPSTLPSTTTSVMHHKENNIKLPLGSSGKKTENDAEKWKTLIRYDFDLIIRGSMKYNVPFFKSEKSVVVQAQVNVDPNWAKKKVQL; from the coding sequence atggTGATAGACGAGGAGAGTCGAATCATTGTTGAGACGGAGACTGTGGACACGCAGACGCAGCCATTGTTGCCGGTCCAGCCACCTCTTGTTGCTAGTATATCGGAGCAGGCGATGATGCACCAGGAGCTGTTGCACTCGAGACAGTCTTCGTCACACCAGGTGCTAGATGGACAGCTTATAGGGGGGCTGGGCGAAGCTGTGGGGACCGGTGCTGGGGGTGGGCAGCAGAGCAGTGATAGTCTGGAGGGGAATGGAAGTGGCAATGTAAATGTAAATGTAAATGGGTATGGGGGGGTTGGGAATCAGGATCGCAAGTCTTTGTTGTTAGCAGAGGATCGGCCGTTGCTGAAGGAATCTATGTCACAACAGCACTTTGGAAGTACAGTCGTTGGGCAAGGTTCTCAACAGCCACCTGTGATTGCGCATAATCCTTTATCGCCACATGCTTCCATGACCGCCCTGAGGAATAAGAAGTCGTCGTTATTAATCGACTCCTTGCCTGCTGCGGGCGAAACGTTGATCGAAGATGAAGCCCGCGAGAATGAATCTGGAAGTCATGGAGGGATAGGAGGTGGCGGTGGGGGTGGAGGTAGCAGTATTCATGTAGGGCTTGCAAGCTCAAATATCAACCATGGATCTAGTAGTGTGCACACACACCCCGGTATCACACACACAGAAGGAGGATCCACAACGAACAACGGCAGTGGAGCCGTTGGCAGCGATGTGGTGGGTGGTTTAAATACGGAAGCCTTCTCTACTAGGACTCTTGATCTTCAGCAGCACAAGCCTTATCATCATATGGACAAGTCAGTTTCTGGTCGTTTGGACGAAGAGTCCAGATCCGGCTTAAACTATGGGCCTGTTGAAAGTCTAATAGATCAAGATTCTGTAAGACAAGGTAAGGAGTCTTCTACTAAGGCAGATTTCTTTGCAGCTCGGTTGGCAAGTGCTGTTGGTGAAAATGAGATAAGTGATTCTGAAGAGACTTTTGTTTACGAATCTACTGCCAATTCTACCAAGAACAGTTATGAGCCAATTAGCAGTAATGTTATAATTACTCAACCATCATTAACAAAACCGTATGGAATACCTGCAAAGTTGAGCACACCAATGTtaaacaagaacaagaagttGATGGAGAGGTTGAAGACGAGTAGACACAGTTCTATTGCTGTGATTCCGCCTGCAGCTAGCGACACAATTGCTTCAATTCAAGCTATAAATCCTGCACAGCAGCAACCGCAACAACATTTACAGCAGCCACAGCCCCAACTACAGCAATTGCAACCGCAGCAACCACAAGACCCACCACCAgcacaacaacagcagctgcCACAACTCCAGCAGCAaccgcagcagcaacaccaacagcaacaagtactgcagcaacaacaattacaaacacaacaacaattgaACTTGCACCACGCACAGTCCTTGCAACAATCATCTCAGCAGTCACAATCTCAGCAGCAACAGTCGCAGCCTCACTATGTTCATTCCCAAGCTCTGTCGGACGATTTGAAGAGTATCCATTCTAGTAAACAACGTAGGGCCCAACAACCGCATGCGGGACAGTCTGATATTCTGTCTGTCAAATCGTATGTTACAAATCAACAAATGCATTCTCCCGGTAAACGGTTGGGCGTGCTTTCATTAGGTAAAGTGACACCTGAAGCTCGGCCATCGCGGAACATGTCAACTCATTCCGGAAAATTACGGCCGTCTTATAACAGCGGCAATACTAGCACATATAAGCTAAAAAATAATCACCTGTATCCTTTTAGGACAACGGCATCTCGTATATTTGACGCTAATGGCGCATCTTTGCGGCGGTACTCGGGCGTTCCAGATGATATAAATTTGGAGGATTATGTGGAACAGGAGAACGGGGAACTAACACCAAACAAGTTTACTTACAGATCATCGTCGGAAATGGAATCGGAGGATGACGAGCATGCACtagatgaggaagaaggtCTGAGCTACGTCGAAGAGGACGAAGATGACGTGCAATCTATGTTTTATTATCACGGGAATGCGCACACAAACAGCACGAATCATCAAAATAACAATTCCAATGGCAATAAAAATAGCGCTGGCAATGAGCTGAATAATAACACCAGTCATAGTAACGAGAAAAATCAGAATAACGGGTCACATCAATCGCTACATCGCAGATACAGAACACATTACGGTGCAATAGATAAGTATACGCAATCATCTCAAAAATTGAATTACAGCCAAACCGAGCCAAACATGGATGTACCAGGCGACGACGACTTGGAAGCATTGTATTACTTCAGAAACAATTCtaatcataataataataatcgCGATGGCAATGCTAACGCAGAACCTGGCAACAAAAATGGGCATGGAAGCAAGCACTTGgacttttttttccaaCCGGATGAGCTCGTTCCTCTAAAGCccaagaaaagaagatccCACACAGTGTATTCCGGCTACTATAATCCACACAATTTCTACACGAAAAGATCAAATTGGAATAAATTTAAGAGTTTTGTATATTTAACTTTTATTGTCACTAGTTTGTTGGCTCTGGGTTTCATATCTGGGTTTCTACTGGCTACTAATAAGGAATTGCACGATTTCCAAATCACTCTTATTGACAATGTTCTCGTATCCACTGATGAACTGGTGTTTGACGTTAGTGTATCCTCTTTCAATCCTGGCTTCTTTACAATTGGAGTACAAGACGTTGATTTGGACATTTTTGCGAAGACTGCACACCTAGATGATCCGGATAATGGAGCTGTCAGTGGTGATCAAGGAAAAAGCCATGGTTCCTCATATGAGACCATACTACTAGGAACAGTATACTCATTGGAAAGTCCACTACGTTTCCCCGGGGGTTTGTTTAGTAGAAACCACTGCGAATCAATGTCGAGCATCAAACTATTGCATCCAGGAGCTACCGATAACGAAGATGAAGGCACGTCCCCACTACCAGTCGACCCAACATATCCAACATCCGCATCCACGTCTCCATCCACACTCCCATCGACAACCACATCCGTCATGCACcacaaagaaaacaacatTAAGCTCCCCCTAGGCTCGAGCGGAAAGAAAACTGAAAACGATGCTGAAAAATGGAAAACCTTGATAAGGTACgattttgatttaataatCAGAGGAAGTATGAAATACAATGTCccgtttttcaaaagtgaAAAATCAGTAGTCGTCCAAGCTCAAGTAAACGTCGATCCAAACTGGGCCAAAAAAAAGGTACAATTATAA
- the MSG5 gene encoding tyrosine/serine/threonine protein phosphatase MSG5 (similar to Ashbya gossypii ADL245W) → MGGSLLDLKSRSPKSLQNKNTKKLSLKINNESSSSNKVVMIESLERSQQQQQQQQQQKQASYGNFPLLKTRSDAQIYTLPSFSGGASVPALKGSARRSLLQSNENGGLYHHGQPLRLTVEITSFKRPVPRIGSEKVRCKSLPTLSLKSRDAVSGRGSISDGMCSPRTFKAVNTVASTNADPVTATRSWVFQRNGTPVDTNPINNVYNHEDAAELCDDDDDDDDDYDIENYSFSSSMHSYTYVFDGNVYPGDPLCVVEPGIFLYSEPTLEQVLEFDLVINVAKEINNLRSQLPDNSTTEYHQFRWSHTSKICGNLEELTKLMHDAVLQNKKVLVHCQCGVSRSASLIVAYIMRYRKMSLNDAYNHLKNIAKDISPNMNLIFQLMEWGECLKGNESQANNRGDSSSCRQLVGDVHDHGLANIEQRVDNANTATHVDHECSISPRDHQKPSLSSPNGSSVISAEATPRTPKDFINTSIPTSFAGNMSGNLPPGTLGSTTSTTPETTAPSTNSTENDRLTLKKDLCMQYSLVLDAYPQPPSDIVEENW, encoded by the coding sequence ATGGGTGGATCTCTTTTGGATCTGAAATCGAGGTCTCCTAAGTCTTTGCAGAATAAAAATACGAAGAAGTTGTCTTTGAAGATAAATAATGAGAGTTCAAGTAGTAATAAGGTTGTTATGATAGAGTCATTGGAAAGAtcacaacaacaacagcagcagcagcagcaacagaAGCAAGCATCGTATGGTAATTTTCCGTTATTAAAGACACGAAGTGATGCACAGATATATACTTTACCTTCATTTTCTGGTGGTGCTTCTGTGCCTGCTTTGAAGGGTTCAGCAAGGCGCTCCCTATTACAGTCGAATGAGAATGGCGGCTTATATCATCACGGCCAGCCCTTGAGGCTTACTGTGGAGATCACGTCTTTTAAGCGGCCAGTACCGCGTATTGGGTCGGAGAAGGTACGATGCAAGTCTTTGCCCACGTTGTCGTTAAAATCCAGAGACGCAGTGTCTGGTAGGGGGTCTATTTCTGACGGAATGTGTTCCCCTCGGACCTTTAAAGCTGTGAACACAGTAGCCAGCACTAATGCAGATCCTGTGACTGCAACGAGGTCGTGGGTTTTCCAGAGGAATGGTACTCCGGTTGATACGAACCCAATTAATAATGTATACAATCATGAGGATGCAGCAGAATTatgtgatgatgatgatgatgatgacgacgatTACGATATAGAAAATTATTCTTTCAGTTCGTCAATGCACAGCTACACTTACGTTTTTGATGGAAATGTATATCCTGGTGATCCTCTATGTGTTGTTGAACCCGGCATATTTCTATATTCCGAGCCTACTTTAGAACAGGTGCTGGAATTTGATCTAGTTATAAATGTTGCTAAAGAAATCAACAACCTTAGATCACAGCTTCCTGACAATTCAACTACTGAATACCATCAGTTCAGATGGTCGCATACAAGTAAAATTTGTGGgaatttggaagaattgacCAAGTTGATGCACGATGCTGTTttgcaaaataaaaaggttCTTGTACATTGCCAATGTGGTGTTTCGCGTTCAGCATCACTCATAGTAGCTTATATCATGAGGTACAGGAAAATGTCACTCAATGACGCTTATAATCATCTCAAGAACATTGCCAAAGACATCAGTCCAAATATGAACttaattttccaattgaTGGAATGGGGTGAGTGTCTCAAAGGCAATGAATCACAGGCTAATAATAGGGGAGACTCTTCCTCCTGTCGTCAACTAGTTGGTGACGTTCATGATCATGGCCTGGCGAATATCGAACAACGCGTTGATAACGCCAATACAGCTACACACGTAGACCACGAATGCTCTATTTCTCCACGTGACCACCAGAAACCTTCCCTGTCTAGCCCGAACGGATCTAGTGTTATATCTGCTGAAGCTACACCACGTACTCCCAAAGATTTCATTAATACTTCAATCCCCACCTCCTTTGCAGGCAATATGAGTGGAAATCTCCCGCCAGGTACGCTAGGTTCTACAACATCCACAACTCCAGAAACTACGGCCCCTTCTACAAATTCTACTGAAAATGACAGGTTAACCCTAAAGAAGGACCTATGCATGCAATATTCACTGGTCCTAGATGCATACCCTCAACCTCCATCAGATATCGTCGAAGAAAACTGGTGA